A window of Epinephelus lanceolatus isolate andai-2023 chromosome 3, ASM4190304v1, whole genome shotgun sequence genomic DNA:
TTTCTCAAAGAAATTGTCCAGTAACCTTCCTGAGGGCTCAGTGTGATGTTCTCTTTCCTGTTGATCGACTCTTTGGCCACTCCTAAAGTCCATTTAGTTTTTCCTTTTACTTGAACCTCACAGTAAAATCTGCCTGAAGAGAAACTCTGCTTTCCCAAGACACAAATACAGCTGGAAACTCTCTCAGGGTTGTTTGGGAGATTCCTTTTCACATCACGGTGATGCACTTGTTTCCCGTCATCAGACAGGATGAGACATGGATGTGCTGTGTCAGGATCAAGAGTCACATCCACTGCAGACTGCTGGACCCAATTCAGCTCAGCTTTAAACAGATGAGCAATCCCTTCACGGACTTCCTCCATCAGATTAGCTGCAGCTCGCTCTACAATTCTCTCATAAAATGATGGACGGACTCTGACCTCTGTCCAGTCCTTGGTGGGTGGGGCGGCTGACAGGGATGAGAAACTTtggaggaggtgaaggtggTCTTCAGAGAGTGAGAGCTGCTTCACCTCAGCGCTTCTCTTCTTCAGCTCAGAGATTTCCTGTTCCAGCTCTTTGATTATGTCATCAgcctgtttctgttttgttttctgcttcTCTTCAATTTCCTTAAAGAGCTTGTTCATGCTTTCCTCAACAAACTTCTTCAGCTCAGTGAAAAACTGAACACCATATGCTATTTCTCCGTCTGCATTTTTCTTGCTAAGTTTGACTGACCGTTTGATCTCCTGAATCTTCAGTCGTCTCTTCTGGATCATctgttgaatttcagcctcTGTCTTCCCCAGCTCAGCCTTCTTTCCTTCATATCCTTCTTTCAGAGGAACAACATCATGTGTCTTGTGGTCTAAAACAGTGCAGAGCATGCAGACACATGTCTGGTCGGTCTTACAGAACAGCTCCAGAGGTTTATCGTGCTTCGTACACATCCTGTCTTCCAGGTTCTCCACAGGGTCGATCAGCTGATGTCTTTTCAGGCCTGACATTGTCAGATGAGGCTCCAGGTGAGTCTCACAGTAGGATACCAGACACACCAGGCAGGACTTCAGGGCCTTCAGTTTGGTTCCAGTGCAGACGTCACAGGGAACTTCTCCTGGTTTGGCAGCTTGTTgctgtgagctgctgctgctggctttctGTTGAGCTGACTGTCTGAACTGAGCGACCATCTCAGAGATGAACGTGTTGATGTGCAGCTCAGGTTTGGTGGCAAAGATCTCTTTACACATGGGACACTGTAGGGAGACGTTGACATTCCAGTTTATAGTGATGCAGTTTTTGCAGAAGTTGTGTCCACATGATGTGGTGACTGGATCAATGAACACATCCAGACAGATGGGGCACAGAAACTGATCCTCAGACAGTAGACAACTGGCTGCAGCCATATCCAAACACTGGGAACACAAATGGAAAAGTCAAATACAACActtgttttttggttgttggAATGTTGAAGGGAAATTATCTTTTTTGTTATAACACTGGAACACTAGAGACCTACGGTGGCTCAGCTATGAGCATATTATTTTGCGTAAGAAGAAGTAGAGCCACCAGTAGAAAAGCCACCTGCTTAAACAACCTGCTCTCATTTCATAACTTGTTAAatactttcacctgagagagcgttGTTCGCATCCTGCAAGATTCTCAAGgcaaaccctgctctttttccttaacccaaccatgtgtgtttgttgtttagtttaaaaaaaaacgtcaatttgcggtgttgtaccgacgtagtgcttttatttttaaagagacttatgtaaatgttaaatttcccgtgaaaacagaagtgtattttgaaaacagacaatgcatgtaataggcAGAAcctgacacagcgtcccagaacgtcaacaaccaacacacccagggtaccttggacgtcgtatgtggacatggacagtccatgaccaaatgtggacatgtgacgaggtcagagtgagaatgtgttgaaaaataatcttttaaaaaaaaaatgctatgaaGAGTGTCCCAGTGTCCCAGCTTTCTCAGATGGAGTActtataaagaaaacaaaaactgagcCAGGAAATCTACTGAAAGTAGTGGGACTGAATCCCTGTTATTAAATTTACTAGAAAGGTTCAAATCttgagactcaagtcccaagtcaagaaaGGAAAGTCCCCTTTGAAATCCTAAAAGTTAAAGTTTGGGTCTCAAGTGCTTGACACtttgtaatgtgtttttaattacagttaatGCCACTGCAAAATGTAAACAAGCACTAACAGCAAAAAGTTAGCACCATATCTGCCTGAATACATTTGAATGTCAtctaaatgttaatgttaatgcaTTCACAACAGCAGGTGGCACCTGTCAATAAGAAGCTCCAACTACATATGAGTCACTCAGGTGACAACTCCAGAGGTAGGTGTGACAAAGTGATGCAGTGTCTGTGCTggcttttgaaaacaaaaaccgAAACAAGACGACACACCCACAGCCTGATTTCTTATAAATGATTGCTCTGACTGAACTGACACTGCTGCATCTCACTGACTCATGGTGTTAAATGGTATTTTTTGAGTGACAAAGGTTAAACAATATTAACTGAATCATCTCCTCCATAACAGCTCCCGTCAgttgactttatttttaattctggTTGTTGAAAAGGGGGAAGGAAGTGCACGTGCAAAGTTTCTCTCAGCTGCTTGACAGAGGACACACACCAGTATTAAAAAGTATAGAAAGTCCACAACACTGACGTGCTCCCAGTTCATTTTTTAGACGAATTAAAGCAAATTATTTGGTGAAAATGAAAAGACCCATCAAAATATATATTGGGAGCTCCAAAGTGTGGCACACAAACGATAAATATCATCAGCTGTACTCACCAGTGTTCGTCAGAGACGCTGCTATGTTGTGGAGAAACACCTGACGGACTCGTGAATGAATTGTTCTTTGGTTAGAAACAGAGACTCATCTGGACTCCAGCTCCTCTGATGCTCTGACAAACTTTCTGTTTCATCTGAGGACTTGTTGTTGAACCTTGCCCCTCCTTTCTGTTACGTTAAGTAAATATTCCCTCACAGGTAGATTTTCCCGACAGGCTGAATAATCCCGCCTCTTTTTGAGGGTCAGTCACAGCTTCAGCTCCAGCAGTGGACTTCACTCACATAGCAGCAGACAGGATTTAATGGGTGTAACTTTCTGTACATGTCTGCAGGGGAGGAGCTGCCTGAGAGACAGTATTTTAGGGAAACTCcagctttttcctttttgtttttattcctgTTTGCAGTGATGTTGCAGTAGTTTGTTGCCTCCCTCAGGTTTGGACGTCATTCTAGTGACATGTTTTGGCCCAAGTTTAGTTTCATTTCCTGGTGTGACAGTTGGTCATGATTGGAAAGTTGAAACATCACACAGCTTATTGTTGATCAAATGTAGCCAAAATAAAGCAGCACTTATTTTGTTGGCAATTAGAGCTCTGATCTGGACCAAAACAATCAGGCTCAACCCTACATGAACTCGCAGTTTCTGTCCAAACCCGAACTGAGCCCGACCTTCTGCAGCAGTTCTGGGACCAAGCCCGATTAGAAACCCATATTCCTACTGTAGAAgaacatcttactatataatgagggaaactgtgtgtgtgtgtgtgtgtgtgtgtgttccatgtttttctcctcactgacttggtcaatccatgtgaaatttggcacagtggtagagggtcatgggagaatgccaatgaagcaatattacatcaattggccaaaggggggcgctatagcaaccgattgaaattgcaaactttgaatggacatatctcatgccccgtatgtcgtagagacatgaaactttgcacagagattcTTCTGTTCCTTCTGCTATTCAATAGCATGTCGATCCATAGTGATGCAGCGCACAGATGATGATTACTGCTCTTCTCTGCACATTAGCCTACATCTCTCCCACTGCTGGGGAGGCAGACGGAAACACTACTGAAAAAAAGTTGCCTTGCAGCCCCTCTCTGtcatttcaattcagtttaattCAATAAGCTGTATTGGCTTGACAATTCTTGTGTTGGATTTAAGACAGTGAAAATTCAAAAACAATTAACAACTATGTGTTATTACAAATGCTTAGACATAAAGTTTAAAGGAACGTATGAAGTGAAGGagtaaataaaaaggcagagtGTGATCTGTGATGAGATGAACGTGTTGTTGTATTGgttgtgacatcactgacatgTCTCGCTGCATCTATGGCGCTGACGCTGTTTTCTCCAAGCAGATGTTGCATGTCAGTGTGGTCAGAGAGTGAATCAAAATCTTGGAGTTTACACTGAACTTTTGTAAAGAACTTTGTTGTGATGTCTTCATATGTGCTACACTGGAGCAggaaatgttgctctgtctccacctgtctctgaggACAGAGCTGACGCAGCCTGTCTTCTGCCTTTGTCTGCCAGTCTCTATGTCCAGGCTGTgatcactgagtctgtacataGTCAGTATTTTCCCCACTCTCTGATTTGTCACAGTGGTCAGATAGTTTGCCATCATGTACTGTCTATTTAGGGCCAAATAGCATTgaagtgtgttttgggtttttgtGGTAGATGTACAAAAGTTGatgtagttttctttttctttagatATAATTTAGTTGAGCTGGATTGTGTGAGGGTTGTCCTGAGGCCTTGTGCTGTCAGAGGAGGTGAGCCTCAGGACCAGCTGACTGAGAGGACTCCTCTCTATGCTCTCCTCTTGGCAATGGAGAGCCTTGTAATGGTAGGAGttggtgtctctgtctctccttgttTTATGTCCGTCTTTCACGTCACTCTCTACTCCGTTGTTACGACACTTTCCCTTTCAACATTAGGGGGACACACATGAAAGAGTGGAGTAAGGGGTCCTCTGCCAGAGAGTGTCAAACACTGTCCCCCTCGACTTTCATGTTTGTACTGGGGGAgataaatgcacatgctctaaatattgagggggacatgtcccctgcatcACCCACCCTACCACCAcaccctgaaatctacacctgcgCAActctttaatgttgcagctggtaaggGTGGAGCTGATTTAAGGGTGTTTTACATATTGTCTTtcttagggtgttttcacacgtggtccttttcagccctctaagcggactcagagcagtgactcagcattttttgttcaatgtgaacactccaagaagCTAACCTAACTCAGACCACCTCCCGGTCGCTTAAAGTCTGCAGTGTggttcacttaacctgtgccttgtgaacacaaaatGCTCCGGGTCCACTTTGccttctgttattgtattgtaGCCCTCCAGGCTTGCAGTAAACAGATCACATGCTATTTCAGTGGGAGGCATAATAAACACAATGGAACCATGGCCACAGGTAGCAACAACACGACCAGTGCACGAGGAGCACTTTGGTCTGATGATGAAATAACAATTTCTCCAGATATGGAACGAGGGAAATATCAAAGAGCAACTGTTCACAACGCACAGAAACGCTACGGCtttcctccaattttaagttcatAACCGCACTGCAGCGTCACATCGAAGTAAAAACTGctttgtcagataaatgtagtggagtaaaaagtgcaatatacatcaactgtacttaagtacagtaactgagtaaatgtatgTCATTGCATTCCAACAACTGTGTTACCATCTCTCACAGTCGGTGGTGGAAAGTTactaagtatttccattttgtgttaaaaaatattgcccatgtaaatattgcactttttaccACGTTAACTAAATACCTTTAGTTACCTTATGGGTTTAAAGTAATACGTCAACTCACATCCAAGGTTTTTACATCtcctttaatttcattttaatgaaGATATAAACAGTAAACCCGGAGTAATTTAGATTGCAAAATGATATGTAATCATACATCTGTGTCACAATCAAGCATTTTTAAATGTACACTGGTCAGACAATTTAAAGTACTGTATGCATAGATTTGAAACCTCAACACCCTTTATGGCTTCTTGTTTCTGTGCATCTTTActttgtgatgttttgacacTCTTGCACACAGCGTTTGCTGTATTAAGTTCGGATGTGATCAGACTACTGTAACTTCTTGAGCCCTGATTTTCCCCTTAAACATCtttaaaattagaaaaacacaTTGTAAAATAATGTAAGACACAATATTCAGTTTGCATATCTTGACACATTATTGAGTAAAATGCAAATCCTGGACCCATAATCCAGTGATCTACACCTCCACATACAGTGAGAGTATATTAAGTGTTcatcatttgtacatttcaacTCACTTCCAGACACACTAGTGGGTCCCACAGGGTTTGCAGGGTTAAACACACAGCATGGAGAAACCTTTGTATTGCAGCAGTGAGTAACAGTGTGATTAACTGAAGATCAGTATGATATAATACCAAAAATCAATAACTGAGTTAATAAGaatcagaagaaaataaaaaattacattgAGCATTACCGGCACATATTTTCTCTTATTTAAGACCTCTACTCCTGTAAAATCCACCTAAATTCAACTGAAATGCCTATCCAAGGCTTATCCaaagtaaactgaaagctgctcttgttccatttttagtacatgtacatgcatggtCTCATTTAGAAGATTTTTTCCTCAACAGTGAAAATTGCCATAAGTGCTTCTATCATTGACAAACTGAAAGTAAAGtccttcaaaaacaaaatcacgtggttgggtttaggaaaaaagaacagggttcggctttagaatcttacgggccGGGGAACACCACTCCCTCGGGTGAagatctgtgtttgttggataCAGTCTATGTTGCCTGTAAGCAGTTCTGGAGGTGAGGAGTGTCATTAACTACAAGTCCCATGAGTCATTGGGCCAACTTCTGGCTGTTGATTGGCTCTGAGACCCAGGGAAGAAAGGCAGGGCCTTTAGTTGAACACAGGTCTTCGCTGGCTGTTGAGGCCACAGTGATGGCATGGGATTTCGTCgtgtcaatcaaaaggtcagAGTTCAGCCACTGTTTTGATAGTGAGCTATTGGCAATATTTACATGCAAACTGGAGTTATTATGGACAGTGTGGAGAAATATGAAAGTTTGAAACACTGCAACAGCAGTTTGAGGATATCTCTGGACGTAACAATGTGTTTGGACTATATATCTCGCTGGGTATGGATTGTCTAGACATGTGGGAGTGCATGAGGACTGTTTATTGTTGGATTATTATCTGTTGATTATAATAACGCTTCAAAGGTGAGCtataactgtttgtttgttgtttgtctgacaGAGGTGATTATTATACCTGCTGTGGTGCTTGTATCTTGAAATGGTCAACATCAATCAAACCACAAGGAGCGTAGCTTTCAAACGACAGGTCATATGAGTAAATCACTTAaaccaaacaaatacaatagTTATTTACATATTAAAATCATCAAATAAAACCTAATGAGGACACCCGCACAGGTCGTCGGATTGTTATTCACACTGATCGCTTCCATGCAAAATCAAATAATTGCTCTATTCAGTGTAATTGACAGGAGTGATGATCAGAGGTGCAGAGTTTTTACCACCATCATTAGGACAAGGACCAATGTACAGGTGAAGTTTCTCAGTGAAGGAGCAGTCAGTAAAGGAGTAGATGAGAGCTGCAGCATCTACGTCATAAAAGGAGACCAGACCCTCCTCATAATCCACAAACACCCCCACCTTCTGAGGACGAGACTTCAGAGAGAGACGGACTGAAGGTTCATCCAGAGCTTTGTACTCATCGCCATTTCTCAAAGAAATTGTCCAGTAACTTTCCTGAGGGCTCAGTGTGATGTTCTCTTTCCTGTTGATCGACTCTCTGGCCACTCCTAAAGTCCATTTAGTTTTTCCTTTTACTTGAACCTCACAGTAAAATCTGCCTGAAGAGAAACTCTGCTTTCCCAAGACACAAATACAGCTGGAAAATCTCTCTGGGTTGTTTGGGAGGTTCCTCTTCACATCACCATGATGCACTTGTTTCCCGTCATCAGACAGGATGAGAGCAGGATGTGCTGTGTCAGGATCAAGAGTCACATCCACTGCAGACTGCTGGACCCTCTTCAGCTCAGCTTTAAACAGTTTAGCGGTCCCAAGACAGACTATCTCCACCAGCTTAGCTGCAGCTCGCTCTACAATTCCCTCATAAAATGATGGACGGACTCTGACCTCTGTCCAGTCCTTGGTGGGTGGGGCGGCTGACAGGGATGAGAAACTTtggaggaggtgaaggtggTCTTCAGAGCGTGAGAGCTGCTCCACCTCAGCGCTTCTCTTCATCAGCTCAGAGATTTCCTGTTCCAGCTCTTTGATTATGTCATCAgcctgtttctgttttgttttctgcttcTCTTCAATTTCCTTAATGACCTCATTCATGCTTTCCTCAACAAACTTCTTCAGCTCAGTGAAAACCCGAACACCATATGCTATTTCTCCGTCTGCATTTTTCTTGCTAAGTTTGACTGACCGTTTGATCTTCTGAATCGTCTCTTGTCTCTTCTGGATCATCTGCTGAATTTCAGCCTCTGTCTTCCCCAGCTCAG
This region includes:
- the LOC117254591 gene encoding E3 ubiquitin-protein ligase TRIM21-like, with product MAAASCLLSEDQFLCPICLDVFIDPVTTSCGHNFCKNCITINWNVNVSLQCPMCKEIFATKPELHINTFISEMVAQFRQSAQQKASSSSSQQQAAKPGEVPCDVCTGTKLKALKSCLVCLVSYCETHLEPHLTMSGLKRHQLIDPVENLEDRMCTKHDKPLELFCKTDQTCVCMLCTVLDHKTHDVVPLKEGYEGKKAELGKTEAEIQQMIQKRRLKIQEIKRSVKLSKKNADGEIAYGVQFFTELKKFVEESMNKLFKEIEEKQKTKQKQADDIIKELEQEISELKKRSAEVKQLSLSEDHLHLLQSFSSLSAAPPTKDWTEVRVRPSFYERIVERAAANLMEEVREGIAHLFKAELNWVQQSAVDVTLDPDTAHPCLILSDDGKQVHHRDVKRNLPNNPERVSSCICVLGKQSFSSGRFYCEVQVKGKTKWTLGVAKESINRKENITLSPQEGYWTISLRNGDEYKALDEPSVRLSLKSRPQKVGVFVDYEEGLVSFYDVDAAALIYSFTDCYFTEKLHLYVGPCPNDGGKNSAPLIITPVNYTE
- the LOC117254593 gene encoding E3 ubiquitin-protein ligase TRIM21-like, which gives rise to MAAASCLLSEDQFLCSICLDVFTDPVTTSCGHNFCNNCITIHWNLNVSLQCPMCKEIFATKPELHINTFISEKVAQFREEAQQKASSSSSQQQVSTPGEVPCDVCTGTKLKALKSCLVCLVSYCETHLEPHLNASGLKRHQLIDPVENLEDRMCMKHDKPLELFCKTDQTCVCMLCTVLDHKTHDVVPLKEGYEGKKAELGKTEAEIQQMIQKRQETIQKIKRSVKLSKKNADGEIAYGVRVFTELKKFVEESMNEVIKEIEEKQKTKQKQADDIIKELEQEISELMKRSAEVEQLSRSEDHLHLLQSFSSLSAAPPTKDWTEVRVRPSFYEGIVERAAAKLVEIVCLGTAKLFKAELKRVQQSAVDVTLDPDTAHPALILSDDGKQVHHGDVKRNLPNNPERFSSCICVLGKQSFSSGRFYCEVQVKGKTKWTLGVARESINRKENITLSPQESYWTISLRNGDEYKALDEPSVRLSLKSRPQKVGVFVDYEEGLVSFYDVDAAALIYSFTDCSFTEKLHLYIGPCPNDGGKNSAPLIITPVNYTE